A single region of the Vicia villosa cultivar HV-30 ecotype Madison, WI linkage group LG4, Vvil1.0, whole genome shotgun sequence genome encodes:
- the LOC131598108 gene encoding uncharacterized protein LOC131598108 has product MSDSDDSSHSPRNSPKPLSMAETPKPRSFQQDMLDPYYMHPSDNPGLAIVTPSLNNTNFHSWSRSLKLALMSKNKLGFIDGTLLRPNLTDPNFVLWNRCNNMVMAWITNSIDKEISESVLWIDSAKEIWEELHERYHQGDIFRISDLQEEIYAQKQGEQTITQYFTTLKKLWQEFDNFRPLPNCTCEPVCHCLLLPTIKTYRENDYVIRFLKGLNDQYAPVRSQIMLLNPLPSVNKVFSMLIQQERQIFTPNPDEKIIAQIQKPPIKNRQNDNLPKPSYTPKSKGLKICTYCNKPGHTIEVCFKKHGFPPYLKKANIALATADEPDNEEGASGTSEDNSGNIGFTAEQQRALLALLQ; this is encoded by the coding sequence ATGTCTGATTCTGACGACTCCTCTCACTCTCCAAGAAACTCTCCCAAACCTCTTTCCATGGCCGAAACTCCCAAACCTCGTTCCTTCCAACAAGACATGCTAGATCCTTACTATATGCACCCCAGTGATAACCCAGGCTTAGCCATCGTCACACCTTCTCTCAACAACACCAATTTTCATTCTTGGTCAAGATCCCTAAAATTAGCTCTCATGTCCAAGAACAAATTAGGGTTCATCGATGGAACCCTTCTTCGTCCCAATCTCACCGATCCCAATTTCGTCCTCTGGAACCGATGCAACAATATGGTTATGGCCTGGATCACGAACTCTATTGACAAAGAGATCTCTGAGAGTGTGCTATGGATTGACTCTGCGAAGGAAATTTGGGAAGAGCTTCACGAAAGATACCATCAAGGCGACATCTTTCGAATTTCAGACCTTCAAGAAGAGATCTATGCCCAGAAACAAGGTGAACAAACCATTACTCAATACTTTACCACTCTGAAAAAACTATGGCAAGAATTCGATAATTTTCGCCCACTTCCTAATTGCACTTGTGAACCTGTTTGTCATTGCCTATTACTTCCCACCATCAAAACCTATCGTGAAAATGATTATGTGATTCGTTTTCTCAAAGGTCTCAATGACCAATACGCACCTGTTAGATCCCAAATCATGCTTTTAAATCCACTTCCTAGTGTCAACAAAGTTTTCTCTATGTTAATTCAACAAGAAAGACAAATCTTTACCCCTAACCCTGATGAAAAAATTATTGCCCAAATTCAAAAACCACCCATCAAAAATCGTCAAAATGACAATCTTCCCAAACCATCCTACACACCCAAATCGAAGGGCCTGAAAATTTGCACCTATTGCAACAAACCTGGTCATACCATTGAGGTGTGCTTCAAGAAGCATGGCTTCCCTCCTTACCTGAAAAAGGCCAACATAGCCTTGGCTACTGCTGATGAACCTGATAATGAAGAAGGCGCATCTGGCActtctgaagataattctggCAACATTGGCTTCACTGCTGAACAACAACGAGCTTTACTTGCCCTGCTTCAATAG